One genomic region from Rosa rugosa chromosome 1, drRosRugo1.1, whole genome shotgun sequence encodes:
- the LOC133739120 gene encoding late embryogenesis abundant protein 7, translated as MASHQSGQNIGYQAGELSGQAQVKKDELQNKASDASQAVRDKASDASQAAQNKAGGASSTAQDIKEQASHLLQQTGEQVKSMAQGAADAVKNTLGMNNPNNPSNNPSNPNNPSNLSHPSNPNNPRI; from the exons atggCAAGCCACCAATCAGGTCAGAATATTGGATACCAGGCCGGCGAATTGAGCGGCCAAGCTCAG GTGAAGAAGGATGAGCTTCAGAACAAGGCATCAGATGCATCCCAGGCTGTAAGGGACAAGGCATCAGATGCATCTCAGGCTGCCCAAAACAAGGCAGGAGGTGCTTCTAGCACTGCCCAAGATATCAAGGAGCAAGCCTCCCACCTCCTTCAACAG ACAGGAGAGCAAGTGAAAAGCATGGCTCAGGGGGCAGCTGACGCAGTGAAGAACACTTTGGGAATGAATAACCCAAACAATCCAAGCAACAATCCAAGCAATCCAAACAACCCTAGCAACCTTAGCCACCCAAGCAACCCAAACAACCCAAGGATTTGA
- the LOC133742523 gene encoding late embryogenesis abundant protein 1, translating into MTQEARRKAEEAEEAKNKTYETAQQAKEKTQSTMNQVKDKAAQEAEEARRKAQEAAEKTKETAQAGKEKTSGILQQTGETVKNVARGAADAVRSTIGMAKNDDQDDPYYRETTTTTRTNTGTTGAPGTGNYPRNRNY; encoded by the coding sequence ATGACCCAAGAGGCAAGGCGGAAGGCCGAGGAGGCGGAGGAGGCGAAGAACAAGACCTACGAGACCGCGCAACAAGCCAAGGAGAAAACACAGTCTACAATGAACCAGGTGAAGGACAAGGCGGCGCAGGAGGCAGAGGAGGCAAGGCGGAAGGCCCAAGAGGCGGCGGAGAAGACCAAAGAGACTGCCCAGGCCGGGAAGGAGAAGACGAGCGGGATTCTTCAGCAGACCGGAGAAACAGTGAAGAACGTTGCACGCGGTGCGGCTGATGCTGTGAGGAGCACTATTGGGATGGCCAAGAACGATGACCAGGATGATCCTTATTATAGGGAGACTACTACCACTACTAGGACTAATACTGGGACTACAGGGGCTCCTGGGACTGGGAATTACCCAAGGAATAGGAACTACTAG
- the LOC133725138 gene encoding uncharacterized protein LOC133725138, producing MGQVSSSRPQPSNDGQEPSRVHAPNAERQSTNTSQGERRQSVISSEAILSQSHPLDEDQGHTRLRILDAERQRRTNYQREKRQSLNSSQRAESLARRRANYHLRRQSRNTSVENRSMTNQLEAMAGNLLQ from the exons ATGGGACAAGTTTCTTCATCACGCCCTCAGCCATCGAATGATGGCCAG GAACCATCCCGTGTTCATGCACCCAATGCAGAAAGGCAAAGTACAAATACCTCTCAAGGAGAGAGGAGACAATCAGTGATTTCTTCAGAAGCTATTTTATCGCAGTCTCACCCACTGGATGAAGATCAG GGACACACCCGTCTTCGTATACTAGATGCAGAAAGACAACGTAGAACTAATTATCAAAGAGAGAAGCGACAGTCATTGAATTCTTCACAACGAGCAGAAAGTTTAGCCCGAAGACGTGCTAATTACCACTTACGGCGACAGTCGCGAAATACAAGTGTGGAGAACAGAAGTATGACAAATCAACTTGAAGCAATGGCTGGTAACTTACTACAATGA
- the LOC133725139 gene encoding uncharacterized protein LOC133725139 — MPKVRRSSSLSLDRSRASPYPCTSEDAEQYKLNSPLESTENTKEWEDTRCPICMEHPHNAVLIKCSSHEMGCRPYMCNTSYRHSNCLDQFCKSSVPESTTMMLQELPLTHTASHGSREEESLPGQTSPCGSQLQPHPACPLCRGKIYGYIVVEAARHFMNCKVRSCSSETCDFNGTYSELRKHARSEHPYVRPSEVDPNRHRDWMRLERQRDLQDVLSIVQVGSGDDIIPDPSTDGGWMTSLLSAMFRSFEIMIFSQLMESSSDMEQTHSRRSGRMTRVQQDNDTIPATRRNNTVSDSTSRPRGLRWRAPNNNVETARTSRLSHNSLSGETSHTSRWSNNSLEEASRAPRWGNSLSEEGTNRVLRRGNNSVSETTRPSRWGNNSVPEESNRVHRWGNNSVSESNRVHRWGNNSLSEESRWGNNSLSEEAGHAPRWGNTSVPESTPRPRRLRWRNQWPTYNNRSSNI; from the exons ATGCCCAAAGTCAGACGATCATCTTCCTTGTCTCTTGATCGATCTAGGGCATCACCTTATCCTTGCACTTCTGAGGATGCTGAGCAATACAAGTTGAATAGTCCGTTGGAAAGCACAGAGAATACAAAAGAATGGGAAGATACTAGATGCCCCATCTGCATGGAACACCCACATAATGCTGTTCTTATAAAATGTTCCTCTCATGAGATGGGCTGCAGGCCGTACATGTGCAATACAAGCTACCGGCACTCAAATTGTCTTGACCAGTTTTGTAAGTCTTCTGTTCCTGAGTCCACAACAATGATGTTGCAAGAACTTCCTCTGACACACACAGCCTCTCACGGTTCTAGGGAAGAAGAATCGCTGCCTGGGCAAACCAGCCCTTGTGGGAGTCAGTTGCAACCACATCCAGCTTGCCCTCTTTGTCGGGGAAAGATCTATGGGTATATTGTTGTAGAGGCTGCTCGTCACTTCATGAATTGCAAAGTGAGGAGCTGCTCTTCTGAGACATGCGACTTTAATGGAACTTATTCAGAACTGAGGAAGCATGCGAGGTCTGAACACCCTTATGTCCGGCCATCAGAGGTGGATCCAAATCGTCATCGTGATTGGATGAGATTGGAACGTCAAAGGGACTTGCAAGATGTACTTAGCATAGTCCAAGTAGGGTCTGGAGATGATATTATTCCGGATCCATCAACAGACGGTGGCTGGATGACTTCCCTTTTAAGTGCTATGTTTCGCTCGTTTGAGATTATGATTTTTTCTCAATTGATGGAGAGTTCAAGTGACATGGAACAAACTCATAGTAGAAGATCAGGGAGAATGACTAGGGTCCAGCAAGACAATGACACAATCCCTGCTACTAGAAGGAACAACACTGTATCAGATAGCACATCCCGTCCCAGAGGTCTACGTTGGCGAGCACCAAATAATAATGTCGAGACAGCTCGTACCTCCAGATTGAGCCACAATTCCTTGTCAGGGGAGACTAGCCATACCTCTAGATGGAGCAACAACTCATTGGAGGAGGCTAGCCGTGCCCCTAGATGGGGTAACTCCTTATCTGAGGAGGGTACTAACCGTGTCCTTAGAAGGGGTAACAACAGCGTATCGGAGACTACCCGTCCCTCCAGATGGGGCAACAACTCTGTGCCAGAGGAGAGTAATCGTGTCCACAGATGGGGTAACAACTCTGTGTCAGAGAGTAATCGTGTCCACAGATGGGGCAACAACTCCTTATCAGAGGAGAGTAGATGGGGCAACAACTCCTTATCGGAAGAGGCTGGGCATGCCCCTAGATGGGGCAATACTTCTGTACCAGAAAGCACACCCCGTCCTCGGAGACTGAGATGGAGAAATCAATGGCCAACGTACAATAACAGAAG TTCAAACATTTGA
- the LOC133739144 gene encoding monothiol glutaredoxin-S15, mitochondrial → MARSISNLLFKGLSFSSVPASRSSTIAPGLLYLNGMRYSTSVPNDPDTHDDFKPTDKFKGSGLSLKDIVERDVKENPVMLYMKGVPDSPQCGFSSLAVRVLSLYHVPLSARNILEDPELKNAVKAYSTWPTFPQIFIKGEFIGGSDIILNMHQNGELKEKLKDIAANQEKSE, encoded by the exons ATGGCTAGGTCTATTTCAAATTTGCTCTTCAAGGGTCTCTCATTTTCAAGCGTCCCAGCTTCTCGTTCTTCCACTATT GCTCCTGGGCTACTTTATCTCAATGGAATGAGATACTCCACCTCTGTGCCGAATGATCCCGACACGCATGATGACTTTAAACCCACGGATAAGTTTAAGGGTTCTGGCCTTAGCTTGAAGGACATTGTTGAACGG GATGTCAAGGAAAACCCTGTAATGCTTTATATGAAAGGAGTGCCTGATTCTCCTCAATGCGGATTCAGCTCACTTGCAGTCAGAGTGTTATCACTATACC ATGTTCCTTTGAGTGCTAGAAATATCTTGGAAGATCCTGAGCTGAAAAATGCTGTGAAAGCCTATAG cACCTGGCCAACATTTCCACAGATTTTCATCAAGGGGGAGTTTATTGGAGGTTCAGATATTATTCTCAATATGCATCAG AACGGTGAGCTTAAGGAAAAGCTTAAGGATATTGCAGCCAATCAGGAGAAGTCTGAATGA
- the LOC133725140 gene encoding periodic tryptophan protein 2 has translation MNFRFQNLLGAPYRGGNAVIVNNTELISPVGNRVSVTNLRDSETITLPIQSSSNITRLAASPDGVFLLTVDEKHRCLFINLRRRVVLHRISFKSAVAAVKFSPDGGYIAVATGKLVQIWRSPGFKKEFFPFELVKTFADCDDKVTALEWSPDSVYVLAGSKDLTARIFCMKKFKLGGVKIKPFMFLGHRDTVVGVFFGVDKNAGKVSRVYTVARDGYMFVWGLSGDDEEVPSPETPERDGEGNVEGDGSVVVKKRKGFEGNDGELNKEGGYLINRKWELLKKESFGQASMKVTACDYHRGLDMLVVGFSKGVFALYQMPDFVCIHRLSISREKITTAVFNELGNWLTFGCAKLGQLLVWEWRSESYILKQQGHYFDVNCVAYSPDSQLLATGADDNKVKVWNVSSGFCFVTFSEHENAITALHFLANKNTLLSASLDGTVRAWDFFRYRNFKTYTTAEPRQFVSLTATQSGEVICAGTLDTFEIFVWDMRTGNLKDILSGHEGPVHGLAFSPTDANVLASSSWDRTVRLWDVFESKGGVETFPHTHDVLTVVYRPDGKQLACSTLEGHIHFWDPIDGVLMYTIEGRRDISGGRLMTDRRTAANSSSGKFFTTLCYSADGSYILAGGSSKYICMYDVADQVLLRKFQITHNLSLDGVLDFLNSKNMTDAGPLDLIDNDDSDIEEGIDKQTRGKLGYDLPGSMPNRGRPVVRTKCLKIAPTGRSFSAATTEGVLVYSIDDSFIFDPTDLDMDVTPEGVDAALNEEQVTKALILSLRLNEDSLIKKCIFAVNSIDIPMVASSIPNRYLERLIEVFAHLLEKCPHLEFILKWCQEICKAHGNSIQQNSQKLKPALISLQKAITRTHQDLANTCDSNECTLRYLCSKTSIENP, from the exons ATGAACTTCAGGTTCCAGAACCTTCTGGGAGCGCCGTACCGGGGAGGGAACGCCGTCATCGTCAACAACACGGAGCTAATCTCACCGGTGGGGAACAGAGTCTCCGTCACCAACCTCCGTGACTCCGAGACCATAACCCTACCCATCCAATCCTCCTCCAACATAACCCGCCTCGCCGCCTCTCCGGACGGCGTCTTCCTCCTCACCGTCGACGAGAAGCACCGCTGCCTCTTCATCAACCTCCGCCGCCGCGTCGTGCTCCACCGCATTTCCTTCAAGAGCGCCGTCGCCGCCGTCAAGTTCAGCCCCGACGGCGGTTACATTGCGGTGGCCACCGGTAAGTTGGTCCAGATTTGGCGCTCGCCTGGGTTTAAGAAAGAGTTCTTTCCGTTCGAATTGGTTAAGACTTTTGCTGATTGTGATGATAAGGTCACGGCGTTGGAGTGGAGCCCTGATTCGGTTTATGTGCTGGCCGGGTCGAAAGACTTGACTGCTAGGATTTTCTGTATGAAAAAGTTTAAATTGGGAGGGGTAAAGATTAAGCCTTTTATGTTTTTGGGGCATAGGGATACAGTAGTGGGTGTGTTTTTCGGTGTTGATAAGAATGCCGGTAAGGTAAGCCGGGTTTATACAGTTGCGCGTGATGGTTATATGTTTGTGTGGGGTTTAAGTGGAGATGATGAGGAGGTGCCGTCTCCCGAGACACCAGAGAGGGATGGAGAAGGCAATGTGGAAGGTGATGGTAGTGTTGTTGTGAAGAAAAGGAAGGGGTTTGAGGGAAATGACGGTGAGTTGAATAAAGAAGGTGGGTATTTGATAAATAGGAAATGGGAGTTGTTGAAGAAAGAAAGTTTTGGGCAGGCGTCGATGAAGGTGACGGCATGTGATTATCATAGGGGGCTGGATATGTTGGTTGTGGGGTTCTCAAAGGGTGTGTTTGCGCTGTATCAAATGCCGGATTTCGTGTGCATTCACAGATTGTCGATATCTAGAGAGAAAATTACAACAGCGGTTTTTAATGAGCTTGGGAATTGGCTGACATTTGGGTGTGCGAAACTTGGACAGTTGCTTGTTTGGGAGTGGCGGTCTGAGAGTTATATTTTGAAGCAGCAGGGGCATTACTTTGATGTGAATTGTGTTGCTTATTCGCCTGATTCACAACTCTTAGCCACTGGGGCAGATGATAACAAAGTGAAG gTCTGGAATGTTTCTTCAGGATTCTGTTTTGTAACATTCTCTGAGCATGAAAATGCAATAACTGCACTCCACTTTTTGGCTAACAAAAATACGCTCTTAAGTGCCTCTTTGGATGGGACTGTTCGTGCATGGGATTTTTTCCGTTATCGAAATTTTAAGACATATACCACCGCAGAACCAAGACAATTTGTTTCTTTGACAGCAACTCAGAGTGGTGAAGTGATTTGTGCTGGAACTCTTGATACCTTTGAG ATTTTTGTTTGGGATATGAGGACAGGCAACTTGAAGGACATTCTTAGTGGTCATGAAGGTCCTGTACATGGTTTGGCGTTTTCTCCTACAGATGCAAAT GTTTTAGCTTCATCGTCGTGGGACAGAACAGTTCGGTTGTGGGATGTTTTTGAATCAAAAGGTGGTGTTGAAACATTTCCACACACACATGATGTTCTTACAGTAGTTTACCGCCCAGATGGAAAGCAATTGGCTTGCAGCACATTAGAAGGTCATATTCATTTCTGGGACCCAATTGATGGCGTATTAATGTATACCATTGAGGGTCGTAGGGATATTTCTGGTGGTCGTCTTATGACTGATCGTAGAACAGCTGCCAACTCAAGTTCAGGAAAGTTCTTTACAACCTTGTGTTATTCTGCTGATGGGAGTTACATATTAGCTGGGGGAAGTAGTAAATACATCTGCATGTATGATGTTGCTGATCAG GTATTACTGCGGAAGTTTCAAATAACTCACAATTTATCTTTGGATGGAGTTCTTGACTTCTTAAACTCAAAGAATATGACAGATGCTGGCCCCCTGGATCTAATTGATAATGATGACAGTGATATAGAAGAAGGTATTGACAAACAAACCCGGGGAAAGTTGGGTTATGATTTACCAGGGTCCATGCCTAATCGTGGAAGGCCTGTTGTTAGAACTAAATGCCTGAAAATTGCACCCACTGGTAGGAGCTTCTCAGCAGCAACAACAGAGGGAGTTCTAGTTTATTCTATTGATGATTCCTTTATCTTTGACCCAACTGATCTCGACATGGATGTCACGCCTGAG GGAGTTGATGCAGCACTGAATGAAGAACAAGTAACCAAAGCTTTAATCCTTAGTCTTAGACTAAATGAAGACTCTCTAATTAAGAAATGTATTTTTGCTGTCAATTCAATAGACATCCCTATGGTTGCCTCATCAATCCCTAACAGATATTTAGAAAGATTAATTGAGGTATTTGCACATCTTTTGGAAAAATGCCCACATTTGGAGTTCATACTTAAGTGGTGTCAG GAAATCTGCAAAGCTCATGGTAACTCCATTCAACAAAATTCTCAAAAACTGAAGCCTGCTTTAATATCCTTGCAGAAAGCAATTACGAGAACACATCAAGATTTGGCAAATACATGTGATTCCAATGAGTGTACGCTCCGTTATTTATGTTCAAAAACCTCTATTGAAAATCCATGA
- the LOC133739154 gene encoding CRC domain-containing protein TSO1-like translates to MDGSPETNRVAAASSPAQASSPAVQESPFSYFLSNLTPINTVKSDSYSQRLVGAFFPTPPVVFTSPHIDLERETSFLERNDIVEAGYKECNTTIVQNPSFEKEVQLCSASGCIDEYLADPAKVDCTSSADIQSGINASKESNTEVHEVIDGSTKSEPLTTLNQAEVDLPLPSLTQIETTIIEKTDQNSVDLVTRAQSRGQNTAKVVSQHHRGIRRHLQFETAVAQKSSNFGNHRSLCSLTHDTDNLRSEFKLTNLKTLASSHLDSKGSSSSQGVSCDTSQLSSCLCESVRSSQIGGNSSTSAPIRSGIGLHLNSITRSTSMSSDVLPSRKATGCLSTPDQMLEHDNRNNIEHESSSSFISVVPGQNYSSVGNDQQESQTVAHTTFTFYSTDGVPYLPCDSMHQILVDQHSVPCEEMNASQDANKIEELNELSQKRKRRRGAEISEGCKRCNCKKSKCLKLYCECFAAGVFCLDSCACENCYNKPEFEDTVFDARQQIESRNPLAFAPRVVKHEINSSPNIMEEADWTTPSSARHKRGCNCKKSKCLKKYCECFQANVGCSGSCRCDCCQNPCGTKADHEYNRAEKWETHPAEKLDTIKGGNDCIKASDMDPYSPWEGLSVISNLTPLSNPCSSTRVSSASSSMRNCTQISQAQLQSSRLQPSGTGHLKRGRSPVIFTPQVFESKGPSQLSSDGASYERMDDDIPELLKEPSIPPKVVKGSPNQKRVSPPQSRAEKLRSRSPKGLRSGRKFILQAMPSFPPLSPYSDSKAINDTRNDHKGTQNN, encoded by the exons ATGGACGGGTCACCGGAAACGAATCGGGTTGCCGCCGCCTCATCGCCGGCCCAAGCCTCGTCTCCGGCTGTGCAA GAGTCGCCTTTCTCCTATTTCCTTAGCAATCTCACTCCTATCAATACAGTGAAGAGTGATAGTTATTCACAAAGATTAGTAGGAGCCTTCTTCCCAACGCCACCAGTTGTCTTTACATCTCCCCATATTGATCTGGAGCGCGAAACCAGTTTCTTGGAAAG GAATGATATAGTTGAAGCAGGTTATAAAGAATGTAATACAACTATAGTccagaaccctagttttgagaAGGAGGTCCAGTTGTGCAGTGCATCAGGGTGTATCGATGAATATTTGGCTGACCCTGCAAAGGTAGACTGTACAAGTTCTGCTGATATACAGAGCGGTATCAATGCCAGCAAAGAATCCAATACAGAAGTTCATGAGGTTATTGATGGTAGTACAAAGAGTGAACCCCTTACAACATTGAATCAAGCTGAAGTGGATCTGCCTTTACCTTCACTGACACAGATTGAAACCACAATCATTGAGAAGACTGATCAAAATAGTGTAGATCTTGTCACCCGAGCACAAAGCCGTGGGCAGAATACAGCTAAG GTGGTTAGTCAACACCACCGTGGTATACGTAGGCATCTCCAATTTGAGACTGCAGTAGCCCAGAAGAGTTCTAACTTTGGTAACCATCGAAGTCTTTGCAGTCTGACGCATGATACTGACAATTTAAGGTCAGAATTCAAATTAACAAACTTGAAGACTCTAGCTTCTTCTCATTTAGATAGCAAAGGCTCCAGCAGTTCGCAGGGTGTTAGCTGTGACACTTCACAATTGTCTTCCTGCCTCTGTGAGTCAGTTAGATCCAGCCAAATTGGTGGAAACTCTTCCACCTCAGCTCCTATTCGTTCTGGTATTGGTTTACATCTGAATAGCATTACTCGATCTACATCCATGAGCTCAGATGTATTGCCAAGCAGGAAAGCAACTGGTTGTCTGAGTACACCGGACCAGATGTTGGAGCATGACAACAGAAACAACATAGAACATGAGTCAAGTAGTAGCTTTATTTCAGTTGTACCTGGGCAAAATTATTCTTCTGTGGGCAATGATCAGCAAGAAAGTCAAACCGTTGCGCacactactttcactttttattcTACTGATGGTGTGCCATACCTTCCATGTGATTCTATGCATCAGATACTGGTTGACCAGCACTCAGTTCCTTGTGAGGAGATGAATGCTTCACAGGATGCAAACAAGATCGAGGAATTAAACGAACTGAGCCAAAAAAGGAAAAG GAGAAGAGGTGCAGAGATAAGTGAGGGCTGCAAACGCTGCAACTGTAAGAAGTCTAAATGTTTGAAACT TTATTGTGAGTGCTTTGCAGCTGGAGTATTTTGTTTGGATTCATGTGCATGTGAAAACTGCTACAACAAGCCTGAGTTTGAGGACACTGTTTTTGATGCACGTCAGCAAATTGAATCCCGTAATCCGCTGGCATTTGCTCCCAGAGTTGTGAAGCATGAAATCAACTCTTCGCCTAACATTATG GAAGAAGCAGACTGGACGACCCCATCATCAGCTAGGCACAAGAGAGGTTGCAATTGCAAGAAGTCAAAGTGCCTGAAAAAATACTGTGAATGCTTCCAG GCTAATGTTGGATGTTCTGGCTCATGTAGATGTGATTGTTGCCAAAATCCGTGTGGCACTAAGGCAG ACCATGAATACAACCGAGCTGAAAAGTGGGAAACCCACCCTGCTGAGAAGCTGGATACTATTAAGGGTGGGAATGATTGCATCAAGGCCTCGGATATGGATCCGTACTCTCCATGGGAAGGACTTTCTGTTATAAGCAATCTCACGCCATTGTCAAATCCTTGCTCAAGTACAAGGGTTTCTTCAGCTTCATCAAGTATGAGAAACTGCACACAAATTTCACAAGCCCAATTACAATCAAGTAGGCTTCAACCATCAGGTACTGGTCACTTGAAAAGGGGACGGTCACCTGTCATATTTACCCCACAAGTATTTGAAAGCAAGGGCCCCTCTCAGCTCAGTTCTGATGGTGCCAGTTATGAAAGAATGGATGATGATATACCTGAGTTACTGAAGGAACCTTCTATCCCCCCCAAGGTTGTCAAAGGTTCACCAAACCAGAAACGTGTGTCACCTCCACAATCCCGAGCTGAGAAGTTGCGGTCAAGGTCTCCTAAAGGCTTGAGAAGTGGCCGCAAATTCATTTTGCAGGCTATGCCTTCTTTCCCTCCTCTCTCCCCGTACAGCGATTCTAAAGCTATCAATGATACTAGGAATGACCATAAAGGTACCCAGAACAATTAG